The Candidatus Accumulibacter similis genome has a segment encoding these proteins:
- a CDS encoding glycosyltransferase family 4 protein, which yields MRIAIVYQYYQGTGAPGHSLIYELAQFLAGRGHEVTVVSGETGYMQRDTPNLPWYRRLRREERDGQVRVLRTFTYSELHRSYLGRLLSFASFSLSGAVGLLTIDKVDLVLASSPPIFPIFAAALVCRIRRTPLVIEVRDLWPESAVQMGILKNRTLIRIMAWMERRLYDQSARIVTLTEGIRDDICGRGWPANKVDVVTCGVDFDRLYPDPQGAALVRSARGWEGKRVVMYFGALGEANNIPVILRAARSLRERGDVLFVLVGDGLRRQAIEQEVAADDLANVVVLPPVAKHQARVYLSAADVCLVTLKDIPLFDGAIPTKLIDYMACARPVLCGIRGEARRILDTAQAGLGFEPDDDRQLGRLISELLDDERCRERLGANGLAFVRSHFAAERMRQRMESILRMVAETGSGSNPAADGLR from the coding sequence ATGAGGATCGCGATCGTCTACCAGTACTACCAAGGGACGGGCGCACCGGGCCATTCGCTGATTTACGAGCTGGCGCAGTTCCTTGCCGGGCGGGGTCACGAGGTGACCGTCGTCAGTGGCGAAACCGGGTACATGCAGCGCGACACACCGAACTTGCCGTGGTACCGTCGCCTCCGGCGGGAAGAACGGGATGGCCAGGTGAGGGTGCTGCGTACCTTCACCTATTCCGAGCTGCATCGCAGCTACCTCGGGCGCCTCCTGAGCTTCGCGTCGTTCTCGCTTTCCGGTGCCGTCGGGTTGCTCACGATCGACAAAGTGGATCTGGTGCTTGCTTCCTCACCGCCGATCTTTCCGATTTTTGCGGCTGCCCTGGTCTGCCGGATTCGTCGAACGCCGCTGGTGATCGAGGTGCGCGACCTGTGGCCCGAATCCGCGGTGCAAATGGGAATCCTGAAAAACCGGACCCTGATCCGCATCATGGCATGGATGGAACGGCGACTCTACGACCAGTCGGCACGCATCGTCACACTGACCGAAGGCATTCGCGACGACATCTGCGGCCGCGGCTGGCCGGCGAACAAGGTCGACGTAGTCACCTGCGGCGTCGATTTCGACCGGCTCTACCCGGATCCGCAAGGAGCTGCGCTGGTGCGCAGTGCTCGCGGCTGGGAAGGCAAGCGGGTCGTCATGTACTTCGGAGCCCTCGGTGAAGCGAACAACATCCCGGTGATCCTGAGGGCGGCGCGCTCCTTGCGCGAGCGTGGCGACGTCCTGTTCGTGCTGGTTGGCGACGGCCTCAGACGGCAGGCGATCGAACAGGAGGTCGCCGCGGACGACCTCGCCAACGTCGTTGTGCTTCCGCCTGTAGCCAAGCATCAGGCCCGTGTCTATCTCAGCGCCGCAGACGTCTGCTTGGTCACGCTGAAGGACATACCGCTGTTCGACGGCGCGATCCCGACCAAGCTCATCGACTACATGGCGTGTGCCCGGCCGGTACTTTGCGGCATCCGGGGCGAGGCACGGCGGATTCTCGATACGGCGCAGGCGGGGCTGGGGTTTGAACCCGATGACGACAGACAGTTGGGCCGGTTGATCAGCGAGTTGCTCGATGACGAACGGTGCCGTGAGCGCCTGGGTGCCAACGGCCTTGCCTTCGTGCGATCCCACTTCGCGGCGGAACGGATGCGCCAAAGGATGGAGAGTATCCTGCGCATGGTTGCCGAGACCGGCAGCGGCTCCAACCCGGCTGCCGATGGGCTCCGTTGA
- a CDS encoding aldo/keto reductase, whose product MKYRRLGTTDLEVSEVALGCSGFWGDRKFPEEQAAAVVMEAIERGINFFDTGHNYSRFNAEPRLGRLLDSVLSHDRGRFVLSSKAGTVVPAGSLFRRPGMNVKDFSPDYIEWSCARSIANLRCGHLDILQLHGITPGEIGEPLLERLHDMKRKGMYRYLGINTHSEPDMSFVACHPEVFDMALIDYSVVQLDREPVIDRLAEAGTGVVAGTVLGQGHLVKGKIGTVRSPADLWYLARAWLRPSGRQLRRISVEMRETLAAIAEMSPAQAAVAYVLGNPGIASCVFGTTRVANLHEVADAVDKTLQSDSVRAIRRSYELLWRHGT is encoded by the coding sequence ATGAAGTACCGACGGCTTGGAACGACCGATCTCGAGGTCTCCGAGGTTGCCCTTGGCTGCTCCGGCTTTTGGGGCGACAGGAAGTTCCCCGAGGAGCAAGCGGCTGCAGTGGTCATGGAAGCGATCGAGCGCGGGATCAACTTCTTCGATACGGGGCACAACTACTCGCGCTTCAATGCCGAGCCCCGCCTCGGCCGCCTGCTGGACAGCGTCCTCTCGCACGACAGAGGGCGCTTCGTTCTCTCGTCGAAAGCGGGAACCGTCGTACCCGCCGGCTCCCTCTTCCGGCGCCCCGGCATGAACGTCAAGGACTTTTCGCCCGACTACATCGAATGGTCCTGTGCCAGGTCGATTGCCAACCTCCGCTGCGGCCATCTGGACATCCTGCAGTTGCACGGAATCACGCCGGGCGAAATCGGCGAACCGCTGCTCGAACGTCTCCACGACATGAAGCGGAAGGGGATGTATCGCTACCTCGGCATCAACACGCACAGCGAGCCCGACATGTCCTTCGTCGCCTGCCACCCCGAGGTCTTCGACATGGCTCTGATCGACTACAGTGTTGTCCAGCTCGACCGCGAACCGGTAATCGACCGGCTGGCGGAAGCAGGCACGGGCGTCGTTGCCGGAACGGTGCTTGGACAGGGGCACCTCGTCAAGGGCAAGATCGGCACCGTCCGGAGTCCAGCCGACCTGTGGTATCTGGCGCGAGCATGGCTGAGGCCGAGTGGCCGTCAATTGCGGCGAATCTCCGTCGAGATGCGCGAGACCCTGGCGGCGATCGCCGAAATGTCTCCGGCGCAGGCCGCAGTCGCCTACGTCCTCGGCAATCCAGGGATAGCGAGCTGCGTGTTCGGCACGACGCGCGTTGCCAATCTGCATGAAGTCGCTGACGCCGTGGATAAGACCCTGCAAAGCGACAGCGTGCGGGCCATACGGCGCAGTTACGAGCTTCTTTGGCGCCACGGCACCTGA